Part of the Elusimicrobiota bacterium genome, TGTAGGGTTTCATACCTGCCTATTTTAGCGCAGGTCTTCATATCTGCTTGGTGCAATGGCACTTTGAACTCACGGGACGTTGCATTTATTGTATTAAATAAGTAAATTTGTTCTATGCCACGACAAGCGCGATTGGATGTCCCGGGGGCGTTGCACCATGTCATGGGGCGTGGAATTGAACGGCGGGCCATCTTTTTGCGGAGAGAAGACCAAGAAGACTTTCTGAGTCGCTTGGAAAAACTGGTGGAAGTGAAGGGGTTCTTGATTTATGCCTGGGCGTTAATGCCCAACCACTTTCACTTATTAGTGCGGTCAACGGCCACACCGCTTTCCCATTCCATGAGAAGTCTTATGACAGGTTACGCTGGATATTTCAATCGAACTCACCATCGGACGGGGCATCTTTTTCAAAATCGATTCAAGTCCATTCTCTGTGAGGAAGATCCATATCTTTTAGAGCTCGTTCGATATATTCACCTCAATCCACTTCGGGCAAAGATAGTTGGTTCATTGAAGGATTTGGAACATTCGCCTTTGACGGGTCACGCGGTCCTTAATGGAACCATGAAAAGGGGATGGCAGAATACGAAGGAAGTGTTAAGTCGATTTTCAAAATCAGAAGAGAAAGCTATCCGAAAATATCGGGCATTTATTGCAGAGGGAGTGGGAAAACCCATACCAAAAAACTTGGAGGGTGGGGGTCTTATCCGAAGCATGGGCGGCTGGTCAGCGGTAGAATCACTTCGCAAAGGGCGAGAAAAGTATTGCTCCGATGAACGGATATTGGGGGACAGTGATTTTGTCGGGAAGCTACTTAAGGAAGCGGAGAGAGAAGCCGTAGAACATAAGAGATTGATGGTCAAATGGTCTCTTGAACAATTGATTGAGCTGACGTGCCATAAAATGGGGGTGTCGGTCTCTTCTCTTTCTGGAGGGAGCAAGGAGCGAAGTGTGGTATTGGCCCGGGAAGGCCTGTCCTACCTGTGGGTCAAAAAGTTTAAGCGCAGTGGGGGGGACCTGGTCCGCGCGACGGGGATGAAACCGATAACAATATATCAATCAGCTCGCCGAGGAGAAAAACGGGCTTCGGATTGGTTGGCGTGGTTGGGAGAATAGTTTAATACAATAAATGCAACGTCCCCTATCCTTGTGCCCCTAAAATGCGTGGTTTTGATAAAATGGCGGGGTATTTAAAAAAACTATTGGAGAAACCCATTGAATAAAACTCTTTCACTTTTTACCCTGTTGGTTTTAGTTACGGCGTGTGTTTCTCCGGGGAAAAAGACGGCGATCGGGGCGGGAACGGGAGCGGCTGTCGGTGCCGGGGTTGGGGCCGTGATTGGCCATCAATCGGGGAACAAGGGGCAGGGCGCGGCCATTGGGGCTGGCATTGGAGCGTTGTTGGGTGCGGGTGTTGGAAATCGCCTTGACCGTCAGGCGCGGGAATTGGAAGCCCTGGCTGAAACGCGGCGCACGGAGAATGGGATTGTCACCACGCTCAAGGACAGTCTCCTCTTTGATTCCGGGAAAGCTGATTTAAAATCGGCCGCTATCGAGAACATCGAAAAAATAACGGACATTCTCAAAAAATATCCTGAAAACCGTTTGGTGGTTGTTGGGTATACGGACAGCACGGGAACCACCGCACAAAATCAACGACTTTCGGAACGCCGAGCCCAGGCGGTGCGCCTGGCCATGATCACCCGGGGGCTATCGTCTTCCGTTGTGGAAGCCGTGGGCCAGGGGTCTTCGAACCCTGTCGCTCCAAACACGACAGCGGAGGGGCGCGCCAAAAATCGTCGGGTGGAACTTCTGATCTCCGCCGAAACCCCTAAGAAGTAAATCCAGCGGTCCACGAAATTCCCAATGGCCCTTTACCTGGTGGCGACGCCCATTGGGAATTTGAAAGACGTAACGGATCGGGCCCGTGAATCCCTTTCCTTGGCGTCGGCCATCGTGGCGGAGGACACGCGGCGAACGGGGCTTTTTCTTAAACACCTGGGGATCGATCGACCGCTGATTCGCTACGATGACCATGTCCACGCGCGGGAGGCTCCCCGTCTTTTGGATCGATTGGCGGGAGGGGATCATTTAGCGCTGGTGACGGACGCGGGGACGCCCGGGCTTTCGGATCCCGGGGGGCGGTTGGTGGCCCTGGCGGTGGAACGAAAAATTCCGGTGGTTCCCATTCCGGGCCCCTCCGCCTTGTTAACGGCTTTGATGGCGTCCGGGTTACCTTGGGACCAGTTTTCCTTTTTAGGATTTCTTCCTCGGCGGCCGGGTCGGTTTCGACGGGAATTGGAGTCTGCCGGGCGCCACCGTACTGTGGTATTCTATGAATCCCCACACCGTGTGGTAGCGGCCCTCGAAGCCGCTCAATCGGTATTCGGGGACGTTCCCGCGGTTGTGGCTCGGGAAATGACGAAGATTCATGAGGAATTTATCCGGGGCCGACTCTCTGAGGTTCGGACGGTGCTAAGAGAACGAACGAAAATTTTGGGTGAGATCACAGTGATCGTTGCCCCCCAATTGGGAGAAATACCATGATTCGCGTTGCGGTTGTAGGCGCCACGGGGTATACCGGTGGTGAATTACTTAAAATACTTGTGGCTCATCCAGAAGCTCGCGTGAATCACGTGACTTCCTCTTCCCGGGTCGGCAAAAATCTTTCCGATATACATCCCTTTCTTCGAAACCGCTTGGACCTCCCCTTGGAATCCTTTAACGCCAATCAGTTGGCCCAAGACTGTGACGTGGCCTTTTTTGCCCTGCCCCATGGGGTGGGGAGCAAGGACATTGCAGATTTCGTTGCCCAGGGGAAACGGGCGGTGGACCTTTCCGCGGATTTCCGGCTCAAAGACGTTAAGACGTATGAAGCGTGGTACAAAGTGAAACACGCGTCTCCGGCACTTCTCAAGAAGGCGGTTTACGGTCTTCCGGAACTTTACCGAAAGGAAATTCGAAAGGCTCCCCTCATTGCCAACCCCGGGTGCTACGCCACCACAACGATTCTCGCGTTAGCCCCATTGCTGAGACGGAAATGGTTGGTCCCCGGGTCCGTGGTGGTGGACGCAAAGTCCGGTGTCTCCGGGGCGGGACGAAAGGTGGATCCGATGTATCTGTATTGTGAAGTGACGGAGAACTTCCAAGCGTATTCTGTGGCCAAACATCGCCACGTGCCGGAAATCGAACAAGTGTTGGCGGACCAATCCGGGAGCAAAACATCGCTGACCTTTGTGCCCCACCTGGTGCCTATGACCCGGGGTATTTTGGTCACCGCTTACGGAACGCTCAAGAAAAAAATGACAGCAGCAGCGGTGCGGCAGGCCTTCGAAGAAGATTACGAGGGGGAACGGTTTCTCCGAATTCTTCCGGAGGGACGATGGCCGCAGACGAAAGACACCGCGGGGACGAACTACGTGGACATCAATGTGACCATTGATGAACGAAATCGCCGGGTGGTGGTGTTGGCCGCGCTCGATAATTTGGTGAAGGGCGCGTCGGGCCAGGCGGTGCAAAACATGAATCTTCTCTTCGGCCTCTCGGAGGCCCTGGGAATAAAATAAGAGGGAACCTATGGGACTGATCTCCTGGATTAAACGTTTGGCGGGTGTATCAAAAGATCGAAAACTCAATTGCGCAGAATGCAAAAGCAGTTTCTTCTTTGAAGAAGGGGAACAAAAGTTTTTTACGGAACGAGGGCTTTCTGAACCTAAACGCTGCCCCACCTGCCGGAAACAAACACGCCGGAACCGGGGGCCGCGACGACGCTAACCATGGGAAACATCGTTCCGCTTAAGAACAGCGATTTGCCAACAGGGTTTCGCCTGTTTGGCTTTCGTTGTGGCGTTTCGTCTGTTCCGGGGAAAAAAGACCTGGCCCTTTTCTATTCGGATCGGGCGGCCCGGGCGGCGGGCGTGTTCACCACGAACCTTTTCAGCGCCGCTCCCGTCCTTTATTCCCGAAAAAAACTCAAGGCCTCGGCTCAAGCGCGGGCGGTGGTCATCAATTCCGGTTGCGCGAACGCCTGCACCGGATCCCAAGGAATGGCGGACACGGAGTGGACGGCCAAGACCTTGGCCGCTGGGATAGGACTCAAGACCCGTGACATCCTGGTGGCATCGACCGGTGTCATCGGGCGTCATTTACCCCGGCCGGCCTTAGCCCGGGGGATTGAATCGATCGCGGGCGCTCTTCAAACCAACGTGCCGCCCTCAACAGAAAACGCGGTCCGCGCCATCATGACCACAGACACCCGGCCGAAAGCCGCCCGCGCCTCTTTCCGAGTCGGAAAAACAACCCACACCGTGTGGGGCTGCGCGAAGGGGGCCGGGATGATCCATCCGAATATGGCCACCATGCTGTCGGTGATTCTGACCGACGCCGGGTTCCCATCGGCGGTCCTCCAAAAGACTTTGTCCGCCGTCACGAAGAAAACGTTCAATTGTGTCAGCGTGGACGGAGACACCTCCACCAACGACAGCCTCTTTCTGTTGGACAACGGGGACCTTCGTCCTTATTCCCCAAAAGATCTCAAAGCGTTTCACTCCGCGTTAGAAGAGGTGGCCTTTTCCCTTTCCACCCAAATCGCGGCCGATGGGGAAGGGGCCACGCGGGTGGCTTGGATCTTTGTCCAGGGAACGCGAAATGAAAAAGACGCCCACCAGCTCGCGGCCACCGTGGCCACCAGCGCGCTCTTCAAAACCGCGCTTCACGGGGCCGATCCCAATTGGGGAAGAATTTTGGCGGCCATCGGGCGAGCGGGAGTCCCTTTTGACCCCCGCAAAGTGGACGTGACCATTGGGGACGTGCGGGTGTGCCGAAACGGGGGCAAAACAGATTATTCAGAAAAACTCGTTCACTCGATCTTAAAAAAAGACAGGGTCACCATCGTCATTGATCTCCACCAGGGAAAAGCCTGGAGCCGCTACGCCACGTGCGACTATTCCAAAGAATATATTGCTATCAACGCCGACTACACCACGTAACCTGGTCCGATTGAAGACGGACCTCCTTTACGTCCAGGCGCGTCGCATCAGTCGGGCGGCGGTCGAACGAACGACAGCCCTCTTGGCGAAGGGAGGCGTGGCCGTTTTCCCAACGGACACGGTGTATGGAATAGCGGCCAGCGTGTTTCGCCCCCAAGCCGTACGACGGATCTATCAGTTGAAAGGACGATCGTATAAGAAGAGACTTCCTTTTTTAGTGGCGGACATTGACCAAGCCCTGGCCCTGGTGGAGCGCCCGGGAAAACGCTTGGTCAAATTGTTGGAGAAATATTGGCCCGGCCCGCTCACCGTTGTTTTTAACACCTCCTCGCTAGGGCAGTGGACCACCGGTGGGAAGGACACCCTGGCGATCCGAATTCCCGACCATCCCGTGACCCTCGCGATCCTTAAAAAGATGGGCCAGCCCCTGGCGGTTACGAGTGCCAATCGATCCGGCCAACCCGAAGCTGTTTCAGGCCATGAAGCCCAACAGTTTTTCAGCGGACGTGTGGATATTTTAGTGGACGCTGGCCCTTGTCCTGGAGGGATTCCGTCTACCGTCATCAACGTTGCCAGTACCCATTGGACCCTCGTCCGAGAGGGCGCCATCAAGAAAAAAGAATTATTGCGATTTTTATGATGACATCCCCCCTTTTGATGGGGTATTTGAAACGGAGGAAACACATGAGCTTTCTCAAGAAATCGGATCCGAAACTTTACAAGACGATCCAAAGCGAAACCAAGCGGCAAGAAGAGGGGCTGGAAATGATCGCCTCGGAAAATTATGTGTCCGAAGCGGTGATGGAAGCCCAAGGATCCGTCCTCACGAACAAGTATGCCGAAGGCTATCCCGGCAAACGCTACTACGGTGGGTGCGAAGAAGTGGATAAGGCCGAAACCCTCGCCATCGAGCGCGTGAAGTCCCTCTTTGGTGCGGAACATGCCAACGTCCAGCCCCATTCTGGCTCCCAGGCCAACATGGCGGTCTATTTGGCCATGTTAACACCGGGCGACACGATCATGGGATTGGAGTTAGCCCACGGCGGACATCTGACTCATGGCCACCCACTTAACTTTTCTGGGAAATATTTTAAAGTGGTCTCTTACGGGGTTCACCCGGAAACAGAACAAATCGATTACGATCGGCTGGCGGAACTGGCCAAAGAACATCGACCCAAAATAATCCTTTCTGGGGCCTCCAACTATTCCCGAATCATTGACTGGGCCCGACTCCGGGCCATCGCCGATTCCGTGGGGGCCTTCCTCTTCGCGGACATTGCCCATTACGCGGGATTGGTGGCCGCGGGGCTCTACCCCAACCCAGTCCCCCTGGCGGATTTCGTAACAACCACAACCCACAAGACGCTCCGGGGCCCCCGGGGTGGAGTGGTTCTGTGCAAAGAAAAATACGCCAAGGACATTGACCGGGCTGTGTTCCCCGGTGTTCAGGGGGGGCCCCTGATGCACGTGATCGCGGCCAAAGCCGCGGCGTTTCAAGAAGCCCTGAAACCCAACTTTAAAAAATATCAAACCCAGGTTCTTGCCAACGCCCGCTCCTTGGCAACGGCATTGACCCAGCACGGGTTCCGTATTGTGGCGGGGGGAACAGACTGCCACCTGCTCACCATCGACCTGCGATCCAAATCCATTACGGGAAAAGAAGCGGAATCGGTTTTGGGGCAAGCGGGGATAACGGTGAATAAAAACACCATTCCTTTTGACCCAGAAAAACCGTTTGTGACTTCCGGTGTCCGTTTGGGAACCCCCGCGCTTACCACTCGGGGGATGAAAGAAAAAGAAATGGGAATCGTCGCGGGGTGGATCAATGAAGCCATGGAGTTCCGGTCCGACCCCAAACAGCTCACCAAAATTCGGAAGAACGTTTTGGGTCTCACTAAAAAGTTTCCGCTCTACGCCCATCGGTTAAAAAAGGCGTGACTTTAGGTTTTCGTTTCACCCCCCGACCGACCTGGGGAGAGAACACCGCGTGATCCGCGCCCAAATCCTCGCGTTTTTCATGGCGTTTGCCGGAACCGCCTGTTTGGTTCCGGTTTTTATGGGACTGTCCCGCCGGTTCGGCGTCATGGATTTTCCGGACCCACGAAAAGTTCACGCCAAACCTACCCCCCGATGGGGGGGCGGAGCGATTGCGGGAGGCGTCTTTCTAGGGCTGGGCGCCACAGCCCTTTTCGCTCCCTGGTTTCTCACACTCCTCGATTACCGCTTCCGAATTATTGAAGAAGGAGAAACCGTAGGAATCCTCAGCCTGAAAGCCCAACTTACAGGGGTCCTCTTGGGGGGACTTGTCTGTGTGGTGTTGGGGATGTGGGACGACCGCCGGTCCCTCCCCCCCGTGGTGAAACTGTTGGCCCAAATCATCGCCGCCTACATTGCCATGATGTATGGAGTGCGCATGGCGGGATTGGCCCTCCCGGGATTCGGGTTTGTCACGTTCCCCCTTTTGCTCTCCCAATTCATCACCCTCTTTTGGCTTCTGGGATTTATGAACGCCATCAATCTCACAGACGGTTTAGATGGGTTAGCCGGCGGAATATGCGCCATTGCCGCGGGCACGTTTCTCTTCGTGGCCCTCCTCCAAGCGGACACCAAGATCGTTCTTTACGCGAAACAACTCAATTTGGCCTCCGTCTTAGCCGCCGCGGTGTGTGGGGCGTGTGTGGGGTTTTTAATCTACAATTTTAACCCCGCCCGGGTTTTCATGGGGGACGGCGGCGCGCTCTTTCTCGGGTTCATGTTGGGGACCATCAGTATTATTGGAACCTTAAAAACCAGCGCGGTGATCGCCCTTATCATTCCCATCCTGGTGGTGGCGCTTCCGGTGATGGATGTGACCTTCACTCTCATTCGCCGCGCGCGTCAACGCCAAGGACTTATGGTGGCCGACCGAGGCCATTTCCATCACCAACTGTTGGCGCTGGGCTGGACCCAAAGAGAAGTTGTCTTGCTGGTGTACGTGATCACTCTTTTGCTTTCCATGACCGCGCTGTTGCTCACATTTTTCAGGGGGAAAGTCTGACGAACAAAACACGCAAAAAAATAGCCCTCGTATTTGGGACTCGCCCAGAAGCCGTTAAAATGGCGCCGCTCATTTTGGCCCTTCAATCTTTACCGCGGGAATTTAACCCCCGCATCATCGTCACCGCCCAACACCGGGACATGTTGGATCAAGTTCTCCGCCTCTTTGACATCCGACCCCATCACGATCTCGGGCTGATGCGATCCGGACAAAGTTTAACCGACATTTCAGTACGGGCCCTCTCGGGTCTTGAACCGGTTTTTCAGCGGGAGCGGCCAGACCTGGTTTTGGTTCACGGGGACACGTCCACCGCGCTGATGGCGACCCTGGCCGCGTTTTATCAAAAGGTTCCGGTGGGGCACGTGGAAGCCGGACTGCGCTCCCATGAGGACACCAACCCTTTTCCGGAAGAAATGAACCGCAAACTCACGGACAGCGTGGCCCTCCTTCATTTCGCCCCCACCGCCCTGTCCAAAAAGAATTTGCTCCGCGAAGGCGTTCGCCGGGACAGGATCTGTATTACTGGAAACACGGGGATCGACGCGCTCCACCAAGGACTCGCTCGGCTCAAAGACCGGCCCGCCCTCCTCCCCAACGCGGTGGAACGGGCGGCCCAGAACCCCTTTGTCTTGGTGACCGCCCATCGCCGTGAGAATTTTGGCAGGCCTCTCGAAAACGCGTTCCGTGCTCTCCGCCACATAGCGCGTGCGCGTCCGTCTCTCCACTGGATCTACCCGGTCCATCCCAACCCCAACGTCCAAGGACCGGCCCGCCGGATTTTAGGAGGACTCCCCAATTTTTGCTTAACGGAACCCCTCGATTACGGACCGCTCATCTCTCTGATGAAACGCTGCCTTTTTACCGTCACAGATTCCGGGGGGATCCAGGAAGAAGCCCCCAGTTTAGGGAAACCGGTGTTGGTTCTCCGAGACGTCACCGAACGGCCCGAAGCGGTGCGTGCGGGGACCGTACGGTTGATGGGAACCCAACGAGATCGAGTGACACGTGAAATCGAAAACGTATTGAACAGCCCTGCCGCCCACAAGCGCATGGCGCGCGCTATAAACCCTTATGGAGACGGCCGGGCGGCCTCGCGGATCGTGGCCGCGCTACGTCATTGGGCAAACCCAAGAACCCAGCGACCCAAAGATTTTATTCCAAAGTGACCCCAAAAGGGAGTGACCATGGCAAAAAATAATCGATCGTTTTGGGCCCTCATGACCACACAGTTTTTTGGGGCATTCAATGACAATCTCTTTAAAATTACAATTGCGCTCCTGATCACCCACTGGATGTCGGAAGAAGCGACCCGGAGCTTGGTGCCCATTTCGGGCGGGGTTTTTGCGGCACCCTTTCTCCTGTTTTCTCTCGGGGCCGGCCGGTTGGCCGACCGATGGAGCAAAACCCGCGTCGTGGTGACCGTCAAGACAGTGGACCTCGGGGTGGTGGTGTTTCTCCTTGCGGGGATTTTTCTGAAGAGCGTTCCCCTGTTGATGGGAGGCCTTTTTTTGTTGGGCACCCAGAGCGCTTTTTTTAGCCCCGCCAAATACGGGCTTTTGCCGGAAATTAAACCGGAAACGGACCTGCCCCGGGCCAATGCCCTGCTAAACGTAGCCACTTTCGCGGCCATATTGATTGGGACCATCGCGGGAACCACCCTCACCCAAAGAATCCCTGTGGTGGCCGTCCTCACAGGAATTGCCGCCATCGGAAGTCTTCTGGCCGCCTGGGCGATCGAAAAAGTTCCCGCCGCCAACCCGACCCAACCCTTGCGGTGGAACCCCGTCCCAGACATAAAAACCAACTGGGACCTCATCCGGGGTGATCGAACCCTTCGCTTGAGCCTCATTGCCTCCAGCTGGTTTTGGTTTATGGGTGGGGTTCTTCAGCTGAACGTCCTGGTGTACGTCAAACAGATCATGGGACTTTCTGATTCGGTGTCTGGCGTCCTCCTGATCGCGCTCGTGATCGGCATTGCCCTCGGAAGTTTACTGGCCGGCCGACTGTCCCATGAAAAAGTGGAATTGGGCCTGATCCCCCTTGGGGCCCTCGGACTCAGTTTGTTCACCCTGGACCTTTTCTTTTCTCACGGCAATATTTATCGGACCTTTGGCGACGTGTTCTGCCTTGGGATCAGCGCAGGGGTATTCATTATCCCCATCAACACTCTCATTCAAATCCGCAGCCCTCGCCAGGAACGGGGCCGAATTCTGGCCACTGGAAATTTCTTCTCTTTCGTTGCCATTCTCCTGGCGAGTGTATTTCTGTGGGTCATGAGCCGCGTTTTCAAAGCGGATCCGTCTCAAATCTTTCTCGTGCTCGGGCTCTTGTCCCTCTTGGCAACAGTGGCCATCGTGACGTATCTCCCCCAAGCGATGGTCCGTCTGGGGTTGTTCCTGCTCACCAACCTCATTTATCGGATCCGCGTCGTGGGACTGGAAAATATTCCGTCCCACGGGCCAGCGCTCATCATCCCCAACCATGTGTCATACGTGGATCCGTTCCTGGTGGGGGGAGCCACCTCCCGTAGGATTCGGTTCATGATGTTTCGGGAAATGTTTGAACGGCCCTTCGTTCATCCTTTCGTAAAATTCATGGACGTGATTCCCATCTCGCCATCCGACAGCCCTAAACGGATCCTCTCCTCTCTGCTCCAAGCCCGACGGCGGTTGGAAGAGGGCCATGTGGTCTGCATTTTTGCTGAAGGGGCGATCACCCGATTGGGCCAAACACTCGGATTCCGAAAAGGATTTGAACGAATCGTCCGAGACCTCGATGTGCCGATTATTCCCGTACATTTAGACCGGGTGTGGGGAAGCATCTTCAGTTTTGAGCGAAAACAGTTTATTTGGAAAATGCCTCGCCAGATCCCCTATCCCGTCACCGTATCGTTCGGGAAACCCCTCCCCCCCACGGTAAAATCCGAAGAAGTTCGCCAATCGGTTTTGGAACTTGGAAGCACCGCTTTCGAACATCGGCTGGAAGAACTCAAACCGCTTCACCAACACTTTTTTCGGCAAGCTCAGCGCCAATGGGGCCTAGAGGCCGTGGTCGACACCACGGGAGTTCGGCTGACCTACGGACGCCTGGCCACGGGAGCGATTTTGGTTTCAAAACAATTTCGAAAAGTTCTCCCTTCTGATAAAAATGTGGGCGTTCTTCTCCCACCAGGCGTCGGAGGGGTTATCGCGAACCTCGGGCTCCTCTTCGACGGACGTGTGCCGGTCCATTTAAATTATTCGCTGGGTCGAGAAGTGATTGACCACATTTGCCGGGAGGCGGGGGTAACGAAAATAATCACCGCTCACAAAATGCTGGACGCCCTCAAATGGGGAGACGACCCGCGGATGG contains:
- the argJ gene encoding bifunctional glutamate N-acetyltransferase/amino-acid acetyltransferase ArgJ; this encodes MGNIVPLKNSDLPTGFRLFGFRCGVSSVPGKKDLALFYSDRAARAAGVFTTNLFSAAPVLYSRKKLKASAQARAVVINSGCANACTGSQGMADTEWTAKTLAAGIGLKTRDILVASTGVIGRHLPRPALARGIESIAGALQTNVPPSTENAVRAIMTTDTRPKAARASFRVGKTTHTVWGCAKGAGMIHPNMATMLSVILTDAGFPSAVLQKTLSAVTKKTFNCVSVDGDTSTNDSLFLLDNGDLRPYSPKDLKAFHSALEEVAFSLSTQIAADGEGATRVAWIFVQGTRNEKDAHQLAATVATSALFKTALHGADPNWGRILAAIGRAGVPFDPRKVDVTIGDVRVCRNGGKTDYSEKLVHSILKKDRVTIVIDLHQGKAWSRYATCDYSKEYIAINADYTT
- a CDS encoding serine hydroxymethyltransferase, with product MSFLKKSDPKLYKTIQSETKRQEEGLEMIASENYVSEAVMEAQGSVLTNKYAEGYPGKRYYGGCEEVDKAETLAIERVKSLFGAEHANVQPHSGSQANMAVYLAMLTPGDTIMGLELAHGGHLTHGHPLNFSGKYFKVVSYGVHPETEQIDYDRLAELAKEHRPKIILSGASNYSRIIDWARLRAIADSVGAFLFADIAHYAGLVAAGLYPNPVPLADFVTTTTHKTLRGPRGGVVLCKEKYAKDIDRAVFPGVQGGPLMHVIAAKAAAFQEALKPNFKKYQTQVLANARSLATALTQHGFRIVAGGTDCHLLTIDLRSKSITGKEAESVLGQAGITVNKNTIPFDPEKPFVTSGVRLGTPALTTRGMKEKEMGIVAGWINEAMEFRSDPKQLTKIRKNVLGLTKKFPLYAHRLKKA
- a CDS encoding N-acetyl-gamma-glutamyl-phosphate reductase yields the protein MIRVAVVGATGYTGGELLKILVAHPEARVNHVTSSSRVGKNLSDIHPFLRNRLDLPLESFNANQLAQDCDVAFFALPHGVGSKDIADFVAQGKRAVDLSADFRLKDVKTYEAWYKVKHASPALLKKAVYGLPELYRKEIRKAPLIANPGCYATTTILALAPLLRRKWLVPGSVVVDAKSGVSGAGRKVDPMYLYCEVTENFQAYSVAKHRHVPEIEQVLADQSGSKTSLTFVPHLVPMTRGILVTAYGTLKKKMTAAAVRQAFEEDYEGERFLRILPEGRWPQTKDTAGTNYVDINVTIDERNRRVVVLAALDNLVKGASGQAVQNMNLLFGLSEALGIK
- a CDS encoding zinc-ribbon domain containing protein is translated as MGLISWIKRLAGVSKDRKLNCAECKSSFFFEEGEQKFFTERGLSEPKRCPTCRKQTRRNRGPRRR
- the rsmI gene encoding 16S rRNA (cytidine(1402)-2'-O)-methyltransferase: MALYLVATPIGNLKDVTDRARESLSLASAIVAEDTRRTGLFLKHLGIDRPLIRYDDHVHAREAPRLLDRLAGGDHLALVTDAGTPGLSDPGGRLVALAVERKIPVVPIPGPSALLTALMASGLPWDQFSFLGFLPRRPGRFRRELESAGRHRTVVFYESPHRVVAALEAAQSVFGDVPAVVAREMTKIHEEFIRGRLSEVRTVLRERTKILGEITVIVAPQLGEIP
- a CDS encoding undecaprenyl/decaprenyl-phosphate alpha-N-acetylglucosaminyl 1-phosphate transferase, producing MIRAQILAFFMAFAGTACLVPVFMGLSRRFGVMDFPDPRKVHAKPTPRWGGGAIAGGVFLGLGATALFAPWFLTLLDYRFRIIEEGETVGILSLKAQLTGVLLGGLVCVVLGMWDDRRSLPPVVKLLAQIIAAYIAMMYGVRMAGLALPGFGFVTFPLLLSQFITLFWLLGFMNAINLTDGLDGLAGGICAIAAGTFLFVALLQADTKIVLYAKQLNLASVLAAAVCGACVGFLIYNFNPARVFMGDGGALFLGFMLGTISIIGTLKTSAVIALIIPILVVALPVMDVTFTLIRRARQRQGLMVADRGHFHHQLLALGWTQREVVLLVYVITLLLSMTALLLTFFRGKV
- a CDS encoding transposase — translated: MPRQARLDVPGALHHVMGRGIERRAIFLRREDQEDFLSRLEKLVEVKGFLIYAWALMPNHFHLLVRSTATPLSHSMRSLMTGYAGYFNRTHHRTGHLFQNRFKSILCEEDPYLLELVRYIHLNPLRAKIVGSLKDLEHSPLTGHAVLNGTMKRGWQNTKEVLSRFSKSEEKAIRKYRAFIAEGVGKPIPKNLEGGGLIRSMGGWSAVESLRKGREKYCSDERILGDSDFVGKLLKEAEREAVEHKRLMVKWSLEQLIELTCHKMGVSVSSLSGGSKERSVVLAREGLSYLWVKKFKRSGGDLVRATGMKPITIYQSARRGEKRASDWLAWLGE
- a CDS encoding threonylcarbamoyl-AMP synthase, whose translation is MKTDLLYVQARRISRAAVERTTALLAKGGVAVFPTDTVYGIAASVFRPQAVRRIYQLKGRSYKKRLPFLVADIDQALALVERPGKRLVKLLEKYWPGPLTVVFNTSSLGQWTTGGKDTLAIRIPDHPVTLAILKKMGQPLAVTSANRSGQPEAVSGHEAQQFFSGRVDILVDAGPCPGGIPSTVINVASTHWTLVREGAIKKKELLRFL
- a CDS encoding OmpA family protein, whose amino-acid sequence is MNKTLSLFTLLVLVTACVSPGKKTAIGAGTGAAVGAGVGAVIGHQSGNKGQGAAIGAGIGALLGAGVGNRLDRQARELEALAETRRTENGIVTTLKDSLLFDSGKADLKSAAIENIEKITDILKKYPENRLVVVGYTDSTGTTAQNQRLSERRAQAVRLAMITRGLSSSVVEAVGQGSSNPVAPNTTAEGRAKNRRVELLISAETPKK
- the wecB gene encoding UDP-N-acetylglucosamine 2-epimerase (non-hydrolyzing) — protein: MAPLILALQSLPREFNPRIIVTAQHRDMLDQVLRLFDIRPHHDLGLMRSGQSLTDISVRALSGLEPVFQRERPDLVLVHGDTSTALMATLAAFYQKVPVGHVEAGLRSHEDTNPFPEEMNRKLTDSVALLHFAPTALSKKNLLREGVRRDRICITGNTGIDALHQGLARLKDRPALLPNAVERAAQNPFVLVTAHRRENFGRPLENAFRALRHIARARPSLHWIYPVHPNPNVQGPARRILGGLPNFCLTEPLDYGPLISLMKRCLFTVTDSGGIQEEAPSLGKPVLVLRDVTERPEAVRAGTVRLMGTQRDRVTREIENVLNSPAAHKRMARAINPYGDGRAASRIVAALRHWANPRTQRPKDFIPK